A genomic window from Micromonospora violae includes:
- a CDS encoding sugar phosphate isomerase/epimerase family protein, giving the protein MARFSFNQATAQGWPLPDVVAGCVAAGVPGIGLWREPVAEYGLARSAKLVRDAGLAVTSLCRGGFFCADDWWAENLRAIEEAAALGAPELVLVSGGLPPGSRDIDGARRRVADAIGELAPHAEAAGVRLAIEPLHPMFAADRCVIATLGQALDIAERFDPTVVGVVVDAYHVWWDDTVYEQIARAGEWIAAFQVCDWVTPLPEGVLLGRALPGDGCIELRRLREAVDAAGYAGPIEVEVFSAEVWARPGAQVLDAAIAGYLRHVV; this is encoded by the coding sequence ATCGCCCGGTTCTCGTTCAACCAGGCCACCGCGCAGGGTTGGCCGCTGCCGGACGTGGTGGCGGGGTGCGTGGCGGCCGGCGTGCCGGGCATCGGATTGTGGCGCGAGCCGGTCGCCGAGTACGGGCTGGCCCGCTCGGCGAAGCTGGTCCGCGACGCCGGCCTCGCCGTCACGTCGCTGTGCCGGGGCGGGTTCTTCTGCGCCGACGACTGGTGGGCGGAGAACCTGCGGGCCATCGAGGAGGCCGCCGCGCTCGGGGCCCCGGAGTTGGTGCTGGTCTCCGGTGGGCTGCCACCTGGCAGCCGGGACATCGACGGGGCGCGGCGTCGGGTCGCCGACGCGATCGGCGAGCTGGCCCCGCACGCCGAGGCCGCCGGGGTGCGCCTGGCCATCGAACCGCTGCACCCGATGTTCGCCGCCGATCGGTGCGTGATCGCCACCCTCGGCCAGGCGCTGGACATCGCCGAGCGGTTCGACCCGACGGTGGTCGGCGTGGTCGTCGACGCGTACCACGTCTGGTGGGACGACACGGTGTACGAGCAGATCGCCCGGGCGGGTGAGTGGATCGCCGCGTTCCAGGTCTGCGACTGGGTGACGCCGCTGCCCGAGGGGGTGCTGCTCGGCCGGGCGCTGCCCGGCGACGGCTGCATCGAGCTGCGCCGGTTGCGCGAGGCGGTCGACGCGGCCGGTTACGCCGGTCCGATCGAGGTGGAGGTCTTCTCCGCCGAGGTGTGGGCGCGCCCGGGCGCGCAGGTGCTCGACGCGGCGATCGCCGGCTACCTGCGCCACGTTGTCTGA
- a CDS encoding ThuA domain-containing protein, whose protein sequence is MPRYLRAFCLILLAIATVVSTTTALPAEAAPRFRVLVFSKITNFYHDSIPAGIAAIQQLGAAHNFEVVATTDASAFTNANLATFDALVFNNTNSLPTSGDLLNASQRAALQTFIRNGGGWAGLHAASASERDWPWYEGLVGTIFDYHPDFSSTGGTFPGRVKVLDRAHPSTRNLPELWEQSEEWYNWRTNPTGNVHTLAQIKVRDGINGLDEGVDHAYSWCQRYDGGRSWFTAGGHASSQFSTPTFLEHLRYGIEWAAGAVAGDCSATKTSNFERVGLVTENLADPFELAVAPDRKVYYIQRTGALKVVNSDTLQVTTLLDFAYTPAMTDQSDGLLGMTLDRNFASNGWIYLLWSDKTLKQLNLSRFTVANNSVALSSEKRLLTVPTYRGEGRANSHMGGSLAMDAAGRLYAAIGDNTDPFASSGYTPIDERAGRAAWDAQGTAGNTNDLRGKILRITPQSDGTYTVPSGNLFPAGTAKTRPEIYAMGMRNPFRITIEPQTNAVLVADYGPDARAADPNRGPEGTVEFNRITSAGNFGWPYCVGNNIPFNDYNFATNTSGAKFTCAAPVNNSPNNTGLTTLPAAKSALVWYAYSASTQFPELGTGGGGPMSGPVYDYDPANTRTTKFPEYFEGKWITYELTRQWFKTLSIHKTAQTFTNARFGPTAVGDLQSINGIFGNMSWIQPFEAEFGPDGSLYVIDFGEGTGSGRGGSNAGAGIYRIDYVANGRPPTAKLTATPDSGRTPLAVTFSSAGSSTGDGSTLSYAWDFTNDGSTDSTAANPSFTYSTAGKHTARLTVRNSGNGLTATAVTDVVVGNTRPTVTITVPDGGFFDFGDKIPYTVTVTDPEDTTIDCAKVTVQTQLGHDQHAHPLDVYTGCSGLLATEADAGDGHGPGQNLYTLITAQYTDGGAAGGVPALTGSTRVQLQPKSKEAEHFSAQSGITVNDRATARAGKRLGDVDHNDWVAYGPADLRNIGSVTLGVTNGGVGGTIELRTGSPTGTLIGSAVIGSTGGWDNLVSPTVTLTNKPTGTTTLYAKFVNTAQTGGTPDLLALDWLRFNGAGVKQEPGGTLSLAANPASGTGTLNTTLTATATAPSGQSITDYAWDFGDNSAIAHGATLRSVAHSYPRRGTFTVRVTTTYSTGETRSMNLTVTVT, encoded by the coding sequence ATGCCCCGATACCTCCGTGCGTTCTGCCTGATCCTGCTCGCCATCGCCACCGTGGTGAGCACCACCACCGCCCTGCCCGCCGAGGCCGCCCCGCGCTTCCGGGTGCTGGTCTTTTCCAAGATCACCAACTTCTACCACGACTCGATCCCGGCCGGCATCGCCGCGATCCAACAGCTCGGCGCCGCGCACAACTTCGAGGTCGTCGCCACCACCGACGCCAGCGCGTTCACCAACGCCAACCTCGCCACCTTCGACGCCCTGGTCTTCAACAACACCAACTCGCTGCCCACCTCGGGTGACCTGCTCAACGCCAGCCAACGGGCAGCGTTGCAGACCTTCATCCGCAACGGTGGTGGCTGGGCCGGCCTGCACGCCGCCTCGGCCAGCGAACGCGACTGGCCGTGGTACGAGGGCCTGGTCGGCACGATCTTCGACTACCACCCCGACTTCTCCTCCACCGGCGGCACCTTCCCCGGGCGGGTCAAGGTGCTCGACCGGGCGCACCCCTCGACGCGCAACCTGCCGGAGCTCTGGGAGCAGAGCGAGGAGTGGTACAACTGGCGGACCAACCCGACCGGCAACGTGCACACCCTCGCGCAGATCAAGGTGCGCGACGGCATCAACGGCCTGGACGAGGGCGTCGACCACGCGTACTCCTGGTGTCAGCGCTACGACGGCGGCCGGTCCTGGTTCACCGCCGGTGGGCACGCCAGCTCCCAGTTCAGCACCCCGACGTTCCTGGAGCACCTGCGCTACGGCATCGAGTGGGCGGCCGGCGCGGTCGCCGGCGACTGCTCGGCCACCAAGACCAGCAACTTCGAACGGGTGGGCCTGGTCACCGAGAACCTGGCCGACCCCTTCGAACTGGCCGTCGCCCCCGACCGGAAGGTCTACTACATCCAACGCACCGGCGCGCTGAAGGTGGTCAACTCCGACACCCTCCAGGTCACCACCCTGCTGGACTTCGCGTACACCCCGGCGATGACCGACCAGTCCGACGGGCTGCTCGGGATGACCCTGGACCGCAACTTCGCCAGCAACGGCTGGATCTACCTGCTCTGGTCGGACAAGACCCTCAAACAGCTCAACCTGTCCCGGTTCACCGTGGCCAACAACAGCGTCGCGCTCTCCTCGGAGAAACGCCTGCTGACCGTCCCCACCTACCGGGGTGAGGGCCGGGCCAACTCGCACATGGGTGGATCGCTGGCCATGGACGCGGCCGGACGGCTCTACGCGGCGATCGGTGACAACACCGACCCGTTCGCCTCCAGCGGCTACACCCCGATCGACGAGCGCGCCGGGCGCGCCGCCTGGGACGCCCAGGGCACCGCCGGCAACACCAACGACCTGCGCGGCAAGATCCTGCGGATCACCCCGCAATCCGACGGTACGTACACCGTGCCGAGCGGCAACCTCTTCCCCGCCGGCACCGCGAAGACCCGCCCGGAGATCTACGCGATGGGCATGCGCAACCCGTTCCGCATCACCATCGAGCCGCAGACCAACGCGGTGCTGGTGGCCGACTACGGTCCGGACGCCCGAGCCGCCGACCCCAACCGTGGCCCGGAGGGGACTGTCGAGTTCAACCGGATCACCAGCGCCGGCAACTTCGGGTGGCCGTACTGCGTGGGCAACAACATCCCGTTCAACGACTACAACTTCGCCACCAACACCTCGGGGGCGAAGTTCACCTGCGCCGCACCGGTGAACAACTCGCCCAACAACACCGGTCTGACCACCCTGCCGGCGGCGAAGTCCGCGCTGGTCTGGTACGCGTACTCCGCTTCCACCCAGTTCCCCGAGCTGGGCACCGGCGGCGGCGGGCCGATGAGCGGCCCGGTCTACGACTACGACCCGGCCAACACCCGCACCACGAAGTTCCCCGAGTACTTCGAGGGCAAGTGGATCACCTATGAGCTGACCCGCCAGTGGTTCAAGACGCTCTCGATCCACAAGACGGCGCAGACCTTCACCAACGCGCGCTTCGGACCCACCGCCGTCGGCGACCTCCAGTCGATCAACGGGATCTTCGGCAACATGAGCTGGATCCAGCCGTTCGAGGCGGAGTTCGGCCCGGACGGGTCGCTCTACGTCATCGACTTCGGTGAGGGCACCGGCAGCGGTCGCGGCGGCAGCAACGCCGGCGCGGGCATCTACCGGATCGACTACGTCGCCAACGGGCGACCTCCGACGGCGAAGCTCACCGCCACCCCGGACAGCGGACGCACACCCCTCGCGGTGACGTTCTCCTCGGCCGGGTCGTCCACCGGCGACGGGTCGACGCTCAGCTACGCCTGGGACTTCACCAACGACGGCAGCACCGACTCCACCGCCGCCAACCCGTCCTTCACCTACTCGACGGCCGGGAAGCACACCGCCCGGCTGACCGTCCGCAACAGCGGCAACGGGCTGACCGCCACCGCGGTCACCGACGTGGTGGTCGGCAACACCCGCCCGACGGTGACCATCACCGTGCCCGACGGCGGGTTCTTCGACTTCGGCGACAAGATCCCGTACACGGTGACGGTCACCGACCCGGAGGACACCACCATCGACTGCGCCAAGGTCACCGTGCAGACGCAGCTCGGCCACGACCAGCACGCTCACCCGTTGGACGTCTACACCGGCTGCTCCGGGCTGCTCGCCACCGAGGCGGACGCCGGCGACGGGCACGGGCCGGGGCAGAACCTCTACACCCTGATCACCGCGCAGTACACCGACGGCGGCGCGGCCGGCGGCGTACCGGCGTTGACCGGCTCGACCCGCGTCCAGTTGCAGCCCAAGAGCAAGGAGGCCGAGCACTTCAGCGCCCAGTCCGGCATCACGGTCAACGACCGGGCCACCGCCCGCGCCGGCAAGCGGCTCGGCGACGTCGACCACAACGACTGGGTGGCGTACGGGCCGGCGGACCTGCGCAACATCGGCTCGGTGACGCTCGGGGTGACCAACGGCGGGGTCGGCGGCACCATCGAACTGCGCACCGGCTCACCGACCGGGACGCTGATCGGGTCGGCCGTCATCGGCTCCACCGGCGGGTGGGACAACCTGGTCTCCCCCACCGTCACGCTGACCAACAAGCCCACCGGCACCACCACGCTGTACGCGAAGTTCGTCAACACCGCCCAGACCGGCGGCACCCCCGACCTGCTCGCACTGGACTGGCTGCGGTTCAACGGCGCCGGGGTCAAACAGGAGCCGGGCGGAACGTTGTCCCTGGCCGCCAACCCGGCCAGCGGCACCGGCACGTTGAACACCACGCTCACCGCCACCGCCACGGCACCGTCCGGGCAGAGCATCACCGACTACGCGTGGGACTTCGGCGACAACAGCGCCATCGCGCACGGGGCGACGTTGCGGTCGGTCGCCCACAGCTACCCCCGCAGGGGCACCTTCACCGTCCGGGTGACGACCACCTACAGCACCGGGGAGACCCGCTCGATGAACCTGACCGTCACGGTCACCTGA
- a CDS encoding FAD-dependent oxidoreductase, with product MRTRIAIVGGGLGGLTLARILHQHGIDTTVYDRETSRSERHQGGSLDLHPESGQRALAQAGLAGRFRSEARSEGEEHRILDPAGRTLIHHVPQPDSFSGRPEIDRSVLRDLLLDSLPGDTVRWGHRLVATTPRPDQGWDLTFHDGHRASCDILIGADGARSVARSLLTDVALSYVATLVQFTVADVDRRHPDLAELVGPGNLWCVGANQILAAQRLGDGSLQVGVSLRAENEPLDTYRSKRALLDMFAGWHPRLTALIEAADGAPTPRLIEAMPTSTRWTSRPGVTLIGDAAHLMPPVGEGANQAMLDAAELAGHLATHPTDPDTAIRAYEESMFARIHPIAAMSARVQAMMLSPTAAEDIVRFFSRPAEPAPAV from the coding sequence GTGAGAACGCGAATTGCGATCGTCGGTGGCGGCCTCGGTGGGTTGACGCTGGCCCGGATCCTGCACCAGCACGGCATCGACACGACCGTGTACGACCGGGAGACGAGCCGCTCCGAGCGCCACCAGGGCGGCTCCCTTGACCTGCACCCGGAGTCCGGGCAACGGGCCCTGGCGCAGGCGGGCCTGGCCGGCCGGTTCCGGTCGGAGGCGCGGTCCGAGGGCGAGGAGCATCGCATCCTCGACCCGGCCGGACGCACGCTGATACACCATGTGCCGCAACCTGACTCCTTCTCCGGACGTCCCGAGATCGACCGGAGCGTGCTGCGTGACCTCCTGCTCGACTCGCTGCCCGGCGACACGGTGCGCTGGGGGCACCGCCTCGTCGCGACGACCCCGCGACCCGACCAGGGCTGGGACCTGACGTTCCACGACGGCCACCGAGCCAGCTGCGACATCCTCATCGGCGCGGACGGCGCACGTTCCGTCGCACGGTCCCTGCTGACCGACGTCGCGCTGTCCTATGTGGCGACGCTCGTGCAATTCACCGTCGCCGACGTCGACCGGCGTCATCCCGACCTCGCCGAGCTGGTCGGCCCCGGAAACCTGTGGTGTGTCGGCGCGAACCAGATCCTGGCGGCGCAACGTCTCGGCGACGGCAGCCTCCAGGTCGGGGTCTCGCTGCGGGCAGAGAACGAGCCCCTCGACACGTACCGCAGCAAGCGCGCCCTGCTGGACATGTTCGCCGGCTGGCACCCCCGCCTCACCGCACTCATCGAGGCCGCCGACGGCGCGCCGACGCCGCGCCTGATCGAGGCCATGCCCACCAGTACGCGCTGGACCAGCCGACCGGGCGTCACCCTCATCGGCGACGCCGCGCACCTCATGCCACCGGTCGGCGAGGGCGCGAACCAGGCCATGCTCGACGCCGCCGAACTCGCCGGCCACCTCGCCACCCATCCCACCGACCCGGATACGGCGATCCGGGCGTACGAAGAGTCGATGTTCGCCAGGATCCACCCGATCGCCGCGATGTCCGCACGGGTCCAGGCGATGATGCTCTCCCCCACCGCGGCCGAGGACATCGTTCGCTTCTTCAGCCGGCCGGCGGAACCGGCACCCGCGGTCTGA
- a CDS encoding DUF4034 domain-containing protein translates to MKRPKAPVLDPTYGDPHRKALIRALEKRRWKFARELFTMAADPDEMAFLMEAAGQVDGVQDWIAEWIDAEPDSTLPVLVAGCHAVHWAWEARGGKRAKYTTDAQFQGFHERLRYAEALLEKVLAQEPDNVTARAWLVTSSRGLGVGAVEARERFEAVTRLHPGHVVAHEQRLQYLCAKWSGSHEEMFDFARDAVATAGPNSLLHELVPVAHFERWEATDPDEGNAYFDSDEIRAELLTAAENSIFHPDYIPAGPGWAPRLAIFALTFELAEEFDAAARAFALLDGMVTEWPWSVLGDPVEKFTISRDWVATNRGAS, encoded by the coding sequence GTGAAGCGGCCAAAGGCTCCGGTCCTGGACCCGACCTATGGTGACCCGCACCGCAAGGCCCTGATCCGGGCGTTGGAGAAGCGCAGGTGGAAGTTCGCCCGGGAGCTGTTCACCATGGCCGCCGACCCGGACGAGATGGCCTTCCTCATGGAGGCGGCCGGCCAGGTCGACGGCGTCCAGGACTGGATCGCCGAATGGATCGACGCCGAGCCTGACTCGACGCTGCCCGTGCTGGTCGCCGGTTGTCACGCGGTGCACTGGGCGTGGGAGGCACGTGGCGGCAAGCGCGCGAAGTACACCACTGACGCCCAGTTCCAGGGGTTCCATGAGCGGTTGCGCTACGCCGAGGCGTTGTTGGAGAAGGTGCTCGCCCAGGAACCCGACAACGTGACCGCGCGGGCCTGGCTGGTCACCAGCTCCCGGGGCCTGGGCGTCGGGGCCGTGGAGGCGCGGGAACGTTTCGAGGCGGTGACTCGACTCCACCCGGGGCATGTGGTCGCGCACGAGCAGCGGTTGCAGTACCTGTGTGCGAAGTGGTCGGGCAGTCACGAGGAGATGTTCGACTTCGCGCGGGACGCCGTAGCGACGGCCGGGCCCAACAGCCTCCTGCACGAGCTGGTGCCCGTCGCCCACTTCGAGAGGTGGGAGGCCACCGACCCGGACGAGGGCAACGCCTACTTCGACTCGGACGAGATCCGCGCCGAACTGCTCACCGCGGCGGAGAACTCGATCTTCCACCCGGACTACATCCCCGCCGGCCCGGGCTGGGCACCGCGACTGGCGATCTTCGCACTGACCTTCGAACTGGCCGAGGAGTTCGACGCGGCGGCGCGCGCGTTCGCGTTGCTCGACGGAATGGTCACCGAGTGGCCGTGGTCGGTCCTCGGCGACCCGGTCGAGAAGTTCACCATCTCCCGCGACTGGGTGGCCACGAACCGGGGTGCCAGCTAG
- a CDS encoding SAM-dependent methyltransferase, with the protein MTTVNSLVVSVFPQQDAVPRARAEFARFFSGLELAEPGIAPVTE; encoded by the coding sequence GTGACGACCGTCAATAGCCTTGTGGTAAGCGTTTTCCCGCAGCAGGACGCCGTACCCCGCGCCCGCGCCGAATTCGCCCGCTTCTTCAGCGGCCTGGAGTTGGCCGAGCCGGGCATCGCCCCGGTCACCGAGTGA
- a CDS encoding S8 family serine peptidase, producing the protein MATSTSGNRLRRLALPTLVLALVTGTTGVAGPASAAPAGSSGNGGAGYFKRGSDEKVTLTDGADRRPGGRNAADQQAAVNDTRPGMYIVELAEEPLTSYAGGSSGLARTRPEAGDRLDVTSAPSRAYRGHLDAQRSAVAAAAKVQVTAAFTTAFNGFSAKLTTQQVTALRADKRVRAVTASRTLGTPTPPPTAPTPGKPGKPGEPGEPGKPGESGKPGKPGKPGPGTGAGMVIGVLDTGIWPESASFAKKMPAPANWRGTCQTGVAFVVEHCNGKIVGARYFADSWLAYGGSIPEGEVLSPRDMAGHGTHTASTAAGLPQPNVTIDGRDFGAVSGVAPDAQIAVYKVLWGGMGNDADIIAGIDAAVADGVQVINFSIGSQLGDWEANTPIGVAFLNATLAGVFVAASAGNTGIVSGAISNAAPWVTTVGAAVTKLDEATIKLGDGTKLVGGSLDALPSGDSRPMVFGDQAGSADLGAVYCEPGSLDPAKIKGKVVACALSDMFGSAAEIKAKGGAAMVVFDPVGNYRINSIFNFPVIYLPTEKQAGTLFNYLMRHPTDAKVSLRAGGDGSSVPGLPSVADFSSTGPDKTTFGVFKPDLVAPGSNIIAAVSPAGNFGRSYDAYSGTSMASPYVAGAAAILRATHPDWSPGAVASALRTTATDTVGTTSPLEQGSGFINLAKATDPGLVIQPTAKELVTFSETAQPDGKELNLPAISLREYDGTHPVTLTRTLTNVGKAKETYRSSVTGLPGMKVTVSPASVTLAPGASATVTITVRRGSAPWDRYVTGSITWQGRAHSARIPVAARPWGISPRPYADDGEEFGRMTNGAFGALQPGFTGPLAGRSTGYTPMRRTSYSMPAGVYGGVFDPSATGVKKVDFTVPANTAGIVLETTTDDPNTNLDLYLYKGDKLIYSSDRYWTSTEQAYKFLPEPGRYTAYVFAQFPGGPVVDFQLGHAIIGRNATYAGATLEPPATVERGLTYGFTLKPKKPLADGDFWAYTEWSTNGTVIPGNLVYTQQSSWQ; encoded by the coding sequence GTGGCTACCAGCACGAGCGGAAACAGGCTGCGAAGACTGGCGCTACCAACGCTGGTCCTCGCCCTGGTCACCGGTACCACCGGTGTCGCGGGACCAGCGTCGGCGGCACCCGCGGGGTCGTCGGGTAACGGCGGCGCCGGCTACTTCAAGCGCGGGTCCGACGAGAAGGTCACTCTGACCGACGGCGCCGACCGTCGGCCGGGCGGCAGGAACGCGGCCGACCAACAGGCCGCCGTGAACGACACCCGCCCCGGCATGTACATCGTCGAGTTGGCGGAGGAACCGCTGACCTCGTACGCCGGCGGGTCGTCCGGGCTGGCGCGAACCCGCCCGGAGGCGGGTGACCGGCTGGACGTGACCTCGGCGCCGTCGCGGGCCTACCGCGGCCACCTCGACGCGCAGCGCAGCGCCGTCGCGGCCGCCGCGAAGGTCCAGGTCACCGCCGCCTTCACCACTGCCTTCAACGGGTTCTCCGCGAAGCTGACCACCCAGCAGGTGACCGCGTTGCGGGCGGACAAGCGGGTCCGCGCCGTCACCGCCTCGCGGACGCTCGGCACCCCGACGCCCCCGCCGACCGCGCCGACCCCCGGCAAGCCGGGCAAGCCCGGTGAGCCCGGTGAGCCCGGTAAACCCGGTGAGTCTGGCAAGCCCGGCAAGCCCGGCAAGCCTGGCCCCGGTACCGGCGCGGGCATGGTGATCGGCGTCCTGGACACCGGCATCTGGCCGGAGAGCGCGTCGTTCGCCAAGAAGATGCCCGCCCCGGCGAACTGGCGCGGGACCTGCCAGACCGGTGTCGCCTTCGTGGTCGAGCACTGCAACGGCAAGATCGTCGGTGCCCGTTACTTCGCCGACTCGTGGCTCGCCTACGGTGGCTCGATTCCCGAGGGTGAGGTGCTGTCCCCTCGTGACATGGCCGGGCACGGCACGCACACCGCGTCCACGGCGGCCGGTCTGCCGCAGCCGAACGTCACCATCGACGGTCGCGACTTCGGTGCCGTCTCCGGAGTGGCCCCGGACGCCCAGATCGCCGTCTACAAGGTGCTCTGGGGCGGCATGGGCAACGACGCCGACATCATCGCCGGCATCGACGCGGCCGTCGCCGACGGCGTGCAGGTGATCAACTTTTCGATCGGCTCCCAGCTCGGTGACTGGGAGGCCAACACCCCCATCGGCGTCGCGTTCCTCAACGCCACGCTGGCCGGGGTCTTCGTGGCGGCGTCCGCCGGCAACACCGGCATCGTGAGCGGGGCGATCAGCAACGCGGCGCCGTGGGTGACCACGGTCGGCGCGGCGGTGACCAAGCTCGACGAGGCCACGATCAAGCTGGGCGACGGCACGAAGCTCGTCGGCGGTTCGCTCGACGCCCTGCCCTCCGGTGACTCGCGTCCGATGGTCTTCGGCGACCAGGCCGGCTCGGCCGATCTGGGCGCGGTCTACTGCGAGCCCGGCAGCCTCGACCCGGCCAAGATCAAGGGCAAGGTCGTCGCCTGCGCGTTGTCCGACATGTTCGGCTCCGCCGCCGAGATCAAGGCCAAGGGCGGGGCGGCGATGGTGGTGTTCGACCCGGTCGGCAACTACCGGATCAACTCCATCTTCAACTTCCCGGTGATCTACCTGCCGACCGAGAAGCAGGCTGGCACCCTCTTCAACTATCTGATGCGCCACCCCACCGACGCGAAGGTCTCCCTGCGCGCCGGCGGTGACGGCTCCAGCGTCCCGGGCCTGCCCAGCGTGGCGGACTTCTCCTCCACCGGCCCGGACAAGACGACCTTCGGCGTCTTCAAGCCGGACCTGGTCGCGCCGGGATCGAACATCATCGCGGCGGTTTCGCCGGCGGGCAACTTCGGGCGCAGCTACGACGCGTACTCCGGGACCTCGATGGCCTCCCCGTACGTGGCCGGAGCGGCGGCGATCCTGCGCGCCACACACCCGGACTGGTCCCCGGGCGCGGTCGCCTCCGCGTTGCGGACCACCGCCACCGACACCGTCGGCACCACCAGCCCGTTGGAGCAGGGCAGTGGGTTCATCAACCTGGCCAAGGCCACCGACCCCGGCCTGGTCATCCAGCCGACGGCGAAGGAACTGGTCACGTTCAGCGAGACGGCCCAGCCGGACGGCAAGGAACTCAACCTGCCGGCCATCTCGTTGCGCGAGTACGACGGGACGCACCCGGTGACCCTCACCCGCACCCTGACCAACGTGGGTAAGGCGAAGGAGACCTACCGTTCGTCGGTGACCGGCCTGCCCGGCATGAAGGTCACCGTGTCCCCGGCGTCGGTGACGCTGGCGCCAGGCGCGTCCGCGACCGTGACCATCACCGTACGGCGGGGCAGCGCCCCCTGGGACCGGTACGTGACCGGGTCGATCACCTGGCAGGGCAGGGCACACAGCGCCCGCATCCCGGTCGCCGCCCGCCCGTGGGGCATCAGCCCCCGGCCGTACGCCGACGACGGCGAGGAGTTCGGTCGGATGACCAACGGCGCGTTCGGCGCGCTTCAGCCCGGCTTCACCGGCCCGCTGGCCGGTCGCAGCACCGGCTACACCCCGATGCGGCGGACGTCGTACTCGATGCCGGCCGGCGTCTACGGCGGTGTGTTCGACCCGAGCGCCACCGGGGTGAAGAAGGTCGACTTCACCGTGCCGGCGAACACCGCCGGCATCGTGCTCGAGACCACCACCGACGACCCGAACACGAACCTCGACCTCTACCTGTACAAGGGCGACAAGCTGATCTACAGCAGTGACAGGTACTGGACCAGCACGGAGCAGGCGTACAAGTTCCTGCCCGAGCCGGGGCGCTACACGGCGTACGTGTTCGCGCAGTTCCCCGGTGGCCCGGTCGTCGACTTCCAACTCGGGCACGCCATCATCGGTCGAAACGCCACGTACGCGGGTGCCACGCTGGAGCCTCCCGCCACCGTGGAGCGCGGCCTGACCTACGGCTTCACGCTGAAGCCGAAGAAGCCGCTGGCTGACGGCGACTTCTGGGCCTACACCGAGTGGAGCACCAACGGCACCGTCATCCCCGGCAACCTCGTCTACACGCAGCAGAGTTCCTGGCAGTAA